atacaatttttttattgaaagttatgtacatgatgcttttgtttgtaaaacagacagTAAATTTCTTGTCAAAGCAAAATGTTGGCGAAGTCAGAAGAAAAATGAATTGCCACATATATTATCGGCAGAGATATGTTTAAAAGAATCAAACGTTCTTGATGGACAATGCAGCTGTATTGCTGGGTGAGTGAAAATTATGTacttttttaaatgattgaaacttaatttgatttttgtgtgtgaattattttgtcttgtattccattaaaactatactgaagttttcaaacaaatgtcactaaaagaataatgaatattatcaaataaattctaattatatgatttcatttatgctttCAGAACCGGAGGAGTTTGCAACCATATAATTGCATTGTTATACAATGTAAATCACTGGAGTAGCAAGAGAATGACAGAGATCCCAGCAGATATGTCATGTACAGAAGTGAGCCAAATATGGCATAAGCCACGTGGGGACAAAATTGAACCAGAACCAGTAATGAAGCTCACCTTTGCCAAAGCAGCAACTGACAGACAGCTACGTAAAAGGGAACCtgtgaaatgttatttgtatgaCGGGCGTGCAAAAAAAAGTAAAGGAACTTTGGCACCATCAAAAGAGGAGGTAGCTACTATACAAGAAATAGTTGGAGCACGCAACAGTAACATTCCTATAGTGTATTTAACTAAAGACCACTCAACAACACACTCAACTGACACATTATTTGGAGAAGTTCCTACTGGTTCCCCACTCAGCTATCAACTCCAAGACTATCACAGCTCTAAGTCTGAATTTTCAGCGTACATTCCCAGCAAAGTTGATATTGTTTTGCAAGACAACCTTCGCTTCCCTGATATACCTGTACCAAATTCAAGTCTTAACATAGACTTAACTCAACTTGATGAAACAAGCAAAACATTCTTGCAATCACTGGACGTAACTAAAGCCAGGTCTGAGGAGATTGAACAAATCACTATCGATCAGTCTCAGAATAAACTATGGCATGAGATGCGTAAAAATAGACTTACAGCATCAAAGTTTGGCGAcgttataaatagaaaaagtgaaccaAGTGAAGCTTTTgtcaaaaatttatttacatgcaAAGATTTATCAAGTGTAAAATCAATTTCACATGGCAGAGATAAAGAAGATACTGCACGAAAATTGTacactaaaaaaatgaaaaacaactgTAAACATAATGTGTCAGTATTTCGCACAGGACTCGTAATAAATCCAAGCTGTCCTTATCTTGGAGCTTCCCCAGACGGCAAAGTTTTAGACAGGTCATCTTATGATCACTTCGGGCTGTTGGAAATTAAGTGCCcatataaatatagaaatactacACCCGCGGAAGCAGGAAGAAATACAGACTTCTGTCTTGAAATAAGGGACGAGGAGCTGCATTTAAAAAGGTCACATAGTTACTTCTACCAAGTGACTGGACAGATGGCAATAGCCGGTGTAAATTGGTGCGACTTTGTTGTTTTCACGAACAAAGGACTATTTGTAGAAcgtatattttatgacaaaaacgTGTGGGCAAGAATTTTCCCAAAGCTTGCTCAATTTTACATCAACTCAGCAGTGCcttatcttaaaaacaagcagACGGACGTTTAAGTGAGTACTTTAGTCATCGTCAGTTGAAGTTTTTGCAATAAGAGGGTCCTGGAAATTTGACAAAAGGCAACAATCAGTCCATATTTGGTTTACAACACCAGCAGATTTAATAGGTAATCTTCTGTCAAATATATGGAAGTTTCTAACTTTTCCTATGGCCCTTTCAACATGTATCCGATGATGAGCTATTACATGTGTATCCTGTACATTTGCAGCAGACAATCGTTTTCTTTTTCCAAGGAACGGAGGAATGTTTAGACAGAGACCTATCTCGTTCAATTCGTTTGCAATTGTAAATCCTTTATCTGCCATGATTCCGTCTCCACGTTTTAATTCGCCAGtctctattttttgttttaacaaatcaaagagACCACTGCGTTGACAAATTACTTTGTCTGAAATTCCACCAGTGTATAAATGTGACACAAACATTATTCCTCCACGACTGTCTACTCCAACGAGGCCTTTATATGTGTTTGCCGACTTGTAGTCAGAATACGTTTGTGACTTTCGTACTAACGAAGAAGGCATTTGTATTTTTAACTCAGTGCAATCAATAATTAGCATTACATTTGGATACTGCTTTTTAAAATCATGTGtcatatgttttgatattatatCACGATGAGGAAAAACTTTCATAGAACCTAGTCTTATGTAGATTAAATTTATCCATGTATTGAAAATTCTTGACACCATTGATAACGAAATTTGAAAACGGTTTGCCAAGTCCTTGTTAAATAACCCCAGTCTAAGTTTCATTACAGTCAGTAAGAATTCATCCTCCAAAGAAAGTTTGTAAGTCCTGGATGCTTGAGATGCATCAAAATCTTCTTCATCACTGCTTTCACTTTCTGACATTTCAtagtcactttcaaaatattcaGCTCCAGATGTGTATGAACTACTTTTGCGTCGATCCCAGTATGTTATTGAACTTCGGTCCTTCTTTGGCACAATCAGTTCTAAAACGGTATTGAAAACTGCAATAGTTGCAAAGCCTGTATAAAAACGTAACAAATTCAGCTTAGGATTGGAATGTACGATGTTATTCATTGAGAATCTATGAGTACACGGCATGACTATATTAGCCTGTACTTCCTGATGCACTCTCTCCTCGCCTTCTGATGCAGTGTCTGTCTCATCGCTGTCCTCAAACTTTCTCTTTCTCGGTGACTTCCGCTTTGGTGTGTGAATCCATGTGAAAACAGATGGAACTGCATCACACTTTAAACGTTTCTTTGCTGCATCTGGGCAAACATAGTCTACAGATTGGAAATGTTTTGAACAGACTCTGGTGCTGGCTGTTACTCTAAAGTCATCCTTTGTAGCCGATGACCCTGACCTACGTATCCTGTCTTTCCACacctaaaattaaaaagaaaacactatTTATCAGAAGGTACTCTTAACAATACTTCACTTTTCCTTGTAACAGCagctgggatttttttttttgatgaattctGTATGTTCTTTAAACAAGCAACATTTCTATCTTAATATTTTGAACACTGaactatttttataaataaaaaatatgaaatagcttTCTTACCTTAATTTGCCTTTCATCATTTGGAAATTTATGCATTgatacattttcatcaaatccTGAAGATTTACAATTGGGAACACAGCAGTAAAACACCATGATTTCAAGATAATACTAGATAATCTTTGCAATGTGTACATGCggtatgtatataaacacacTGGCTGGGAAACTCTCTGTTTACCTGTTTCAGGTCACGTGATAAAATTTGTCGATACGGAGTATAGTACAGTCTATCATCAACAGATAATGTTATAGTACAGTCTATCATCAACCAAAATGTTATAGTACAGTCTATCATCAACAGATAATGTTATAGTACAGTCTATCATCAACAGATAATGTTATAGCACAGTCTTTCATCAACAGATAATGTTATAGGACAGTCTATCATCAACAGACAATGTTATAGCACAGTCTGTCATCAACAGATAATGTTAAAGGACAGTCTTTCATCAACAGACAATGTTATAGAACAGTCTGTCATCAACAGATAATGTTATAGTACAGTCTGTCATCAACAGACAGTGTTATAGCACAGTCTGTCATCAACAGATAATGTTATAGGACAGTCTTTCATCAACAGACAATGTTATAGAACAGTCTGTCATCAACAGACAATGTTATAGTACAGTCTGTCATCAACAGATAATGTTATAGGACAGTCTGTCATCAACAGATAATGTTATAGTACAGTCTGTCATCAACAGACAATGTTATAGTACAGTCTGTCATCAACAGACAATGTTATAGTACAGTCTATCATCAACAGATAGTGTTATAGTACAGTCTTTCATCAACAGACAATGTTATAGTACAGTCTATCATCAACAGATAGTGTTATAGCACAGTTTATCATCAACAGATAGTGTTATAGTACAGTCTGTCATCAACAGATAGTGTTATAGCACAGTCTATCATTAACAGACAATGTTATAGTACAGTCTGTCATCAGCAGATAGTGTTATAGCACAGTCTTTCATCAACAGATAGTGTTATAGTACAGTCTGTCATCAACAGATAGTGTTATAGCACAGTTTATCATTAACAGACAATGTTATAGCACAGTCTATCATTAACAGACAATGTTATAGTACAGTCTGTCATCAACAGATAGTGTTATAGCACAGTTTATCATTAACAGACAATGTTATAGCACAGTCTGTCATCAACAGATAGTGTTATAGTACAGTCTTTCATCAACAGATAGTGTTATAGCACAGTTTATCATTAACAGACAATGTTATAGTACAGTCTGTCATCAACAGATAGTGTTATAGCACAGTTTATCATTAACAGACAATGTTATAGCACAGTCTATCATCAACAGATAGTGTTATAGTACAGTCTTTCATCAACAGATAGTGTTATAGCACAGTTTATCATCAACAGACAATGTTATAGTACAGTCTGTCATCAACAGTTATAGTACAGTCTGTCATCAACAGATAGTGTTATAGTACAGTCTGTCATCAACAGATAGTGTTATAGCACAGTCTATCATCAACAGATAGTGTTATAGTACAGTCTTTCATCAACAGATAATGTTATAGCACAGTTTATCATCAACAGACAATGTTATAGTACAGTCTGTCATCAACAGATAGTGTTATAGCACAGTTTATCATCAACAGACAATGTTATAGCACAGTCTATCATTAACAGATAGTGTTATAGTACAGTCTTTCATCAACAGATAATGTTATAGCACAGTCTGTCATCAACAGATAGTGTTATAGTACAGTCTGTCATCAACAGATGTTATAGTACAGTCTGTCATCAACAGATGTTATAGTACAGTCTATCATCAACAAATAGTGTTATAGTACAGTCTATCATCAACAGATAATGTTATAGTACAGTCTTTCATCAACAGATAATGTTATAGTACAGTCTGTCATCAACAGATAGTGTTATAGTACAGTCTGTTGTAAACAGATTATGTTATAGCACAGTCTGTCATCAACAGATAGTGTTATCATTAACAGATAATGTTATGGTACAGAAATGTTACCAGAAATGTAAGCAACTGTTGTTAAGGGCACCAGGAAACTCACTGTCAAATCATGTTAACAGTTGTGAAACAGCTGCTTTTAATCATCTGAAGGTTTCATACTGAACAATGATATGGTAGAAGTAGCAGTTTGATTTATATATGAACTTCTTTAATTGTACAATGTTAGGAAGCAcagtttcctttttatacgcccgtttgaaaaacgggacgtattatgggaacgcccctggcgggcggatgggcgggcgggcggcatccacagaccttgtccggagcatatcttctacatgcatggagggattttgaagaaacttggcacaattgttcaccatcatgagacggagtgtcatgcgcaagaaccaggtccctaggtctaaggtcaaggtcacacttagaggtcaaaggtcaaattcaagaatgactttgtccggagcatatcttcttcatgcatggagggattttgatgaaagttggcacaattgttcatcatcatgagacggagtgtcatgcacaaaaaccaggtccctaggtctaaggtcaaggtcacacttagaggtcaaaggatacaagaatgaaaaattcaagaatgactttgtccggagcatatcttcttcatgcatggaatgattttgatgtagcttggcacagttgttcaccctaatgagagggagtgtcatgcgcaagaaccaggtccctaggtctaaggtcaaggtcacacttagaggtcaaaggatacaagaatgaaaactttgtccggagcatatcttcttcatgcatgaaaggactttgatgtagcttggcaaaattgttcaccatcatgagacggagtgtcttgcacaagaaccaggtccctaggggtaaggtcaaggtcacacttagaggtcaaggatacaagaatgaaatctttgtccggagcatttcttcttcatgcattgagggattttgatacaacttggcacaaatgttcacaagcatgagacggagtgtcatgcgcaagaaccaggtccctcggtctaaggtcaaggtcacacttaaaggtcaaaggtcagatacaagaatgactttgtccggagcatttcttcttcatgcatggagggattttgatgtaacttggcacaattgtacaccatcatgagacggagtgtcatgcactggtcccttcttttgaattacttccctttgctgttactataaatagcttatattgtaactttttcattacaagtcgtagggaaaaatcgagaccacttttctgtagtacaacatgcatgttacatccaattctgaggtgtattttgagctatctctacctggtaaggatttttgtatggacttgtaatttttttttattttttttttttatttttttttttctctctctctctttaaagattaacttcccttagttgtgtctataaataacttacattgtaacttttttataattgaccctactgaaaaaccaagaccacttttctgtggtacaacattgatgttactttcaaattttgggtgtattttaaggtatctctacctggtaaggattttttttgtggacttagaaaaataaaagaattacaataatttctaaaaaaaaaacattgtaaacaactagaaaattaaaattccatttgcaaatacaggtgctagtgtaaagaaatttgctgtgacgggcgtatattgtgacattctggcactcttgttacctTTTATGGACTGAATGTCTGGCACATGTGTTCCATTGGAGATATGAAAGTCTTTTGTCTAAAATCACAAAAGCAGCAATATTGAATACATGAAATACATGTTGATTAAAGGCAGATAAACGTCTGTTTTCGTATTTATCAATAACATTGATAATcccatttccaaaaaaaaaaaagagaatatctAGGGTCCAGTTGTATGAGAAAATGAATACATGCCAAAATTCAAAACATGAAATTGTGTTGAAATCCCCATGTATCCAGGATCTACACTGTTAATTACTCAcatagtactgtaaaatcatttaactttttagacttgaaattttgtggttttggtcaaaacggcaatttcttggggataattcgtggatttcaactttttaacattaaatgaatgggaattttacttgtttgttgggattaaattttgtggattgacacaaccacaaaatccacgaaaattagtcccccgcgaatattaatgatttctcaGTATTTTGTAAAGAAGCAGATCAGATCCAGTTTGTGCATACCGTCATTCTTGATTTGCATGAGTTGACCTCAGTTTGCACCAGTCACACATGTCTTGTTGTTCAGTTTGTTGTTCTGCAGATTAAAGTATAGCATGACATCAGTTCAAAACCTTTAAACCTATACAGAAGGTGAGGAAACTAGGTTTGGTGTTGTCCTTCCATAGCtctgttttaaagtttaaaaaatttggtagaaatatgtaaaatttggTAGAAATGTGTACTACCTTAGGGAAGTACAGTTTTTACCACACCTGAGCCagaggctcatggtgagcttttgctACCGCTCAATGTCCACCGTCAGTCGTGCATCATGACTGTgttgtccgtctgtcaacattttttttttttttaaatcttgaaaaccacATGGCagcaccaaacttcacaggaatgatctttggttggccccctttcaaagttgttaaaagaatttaattccatgcagaactctggttgccatggcaaccgaaaggaaaatctttaaaagtcttcttgtccaaaacagtAAGGTTTTGAGCCTTGACATTTGGCATGTgtcatcatctaatggtcctccatgaagattgttcaaattgtgccccttgggtgaaaagagggcccaccccgggggtcacaagttttacatagacttgtataggaaaaaacttgaaaatcttcttgtctaaaaccataagacctaggcctttgatatcgTGTATGTACCATTGCTTtgtggtcctgtaccaaaattgttcaaattataaccctggggtgaaaagaggccctgcactgggggtctcaagttttgcATAGGCTTAatatacaggaaaaaactttaaaaaaatgtttgcctgaaactgcaataCATAGGCtttaaatatttggtatgttgcctggcctagtgttcctctaccaaaattttcaaattatgcccattgagtgaaaagaggccctgccctggaggtcccaagtttaacgtagacttatatagggagaaaaaCCTTCTTggctgaaagttcaaggcctagacttttgatatatggtgtgtagcattgcctagtggatctctaacaaaaTTGAGCAAATTATGCTCTTTGGGTAAAAAGTGGCCCCAccttgggggtcacttgttatataccgctcaatgtccgttgtgcgtccgtcaacattttctaaaaaaatcttcttgaaaaccactgggcagaattacaccaaacttcacaggaataatccttgggtggtcctctttgaaaagtgttcaaagaatttaattccatgcagaactctggttgccatggcaaccaaaagga
The sequence above is drawn from the Mercenaria mercenaria strain notata unplaced genomic scaffold, MADL_Memer_1 contig_1101, whole genome shotgun sequence genome and encodes:
- the LOC123543288 gene encoding uncharacterized protein LOC123543288: MTEIPADMSCTEVSQIWHKPRGDKIEPEPVMKLTFAKAATDRQLRKREPVKCYLYDGRAKKSKGTLAPSKEEVATIQEIVGARNSNIPIVYLTKDHSTTHSTDTLFGEVPTGSPLSYQLQDYHSSKSEFSAYIPSKVDIVLQDNLRFPDIPVPNSSLNIDLTQLDETSKTFLQSLDVTKARSEEIEQITIDQSQNKLWHEMRKNRLTASKFGDVINRKSEPSEAFVKNLFTCKDLSSVKSISHGRDKEDTARKLYTKKMKNNCKHNVSVFRTGLVINPSCPYLGASPDGKVLDRSSYDHFGLLEIKCPYKYRNTTPAEAGRNTDFCLEIRDEELHLKRSHSYFYQVTGQMAIAGVNWCDFVVFTNKGLFVERIFYDKNVWARIFPKLAQFYINSAVPYLKNKQTDV
- the LOC123543289 gene encoding uncharacterized protein LOC123543289 codes for the protein MVFYCCVPNCKSSGFDENVSMHKFPNDERQIKVWKDRIRRSGSSATKDDFRVTASTRVCSKHFQSVDYVCPDAAKKRLKCDAVPSVFTWIHTPKRKSPRKRKFEDSDETDTASEGEERVHQEVQANIVMPCTHRFSMNNIVHSNPKLNLLRFYTGFATIAVFNTVLELIVPKKDRSSITYWDRRKSSSYTSGAEYFESDYEMSESESSDEEDFDASQASRTYKLSLEDEFLLTVMKLRLGLFNKDLANRFQISLSMVSRIFNTWINLIYIRLGSMKVFPHRDIISKHMTHDFKKQYPNVMLIIDCTELKIQMPSSLVRKSQTYSDYKSANTYKGLVGVDSRGGIMFVSHLYTGGISDKVICQRSGLFDLLKQKIETGELKRGDGIMADKGFTIANELNEIGLCLNIPPFLGKRKRLSAANVQDTHVIAHHRIHVERAIGKVRNFHIFDRRLPIKSAGVVNQIWTDCCLLSNFQDPLIAKTSTDDD